In Rouxiella sp. WC2420, the following proteins share a genomic window:
- the yfhb gene encoding phosphatidylglycerophosphatase C, translated as MGAKTDRRIVFFDLDGTLHQQDMFGTFMRFLLWRMPQNLLLVVPMLPVIGLGMLLCGRAQRWPMSLLLWSITFGHSEAHLKGLELRFVNWFRQKVVAFPVVQMRLRDYLDRDNAEVWLITGSPENLVQQVYNSSPFLPRVRLVGSRIARRHGGWVLALRCLGEEKVSQLEQRIGSPLKLYSGYSDSKQDNPLLFFCEHRFRVSKQGELQQLE; from the coding sequence TTGGGCGCGAAGACGGATCGACGAATAGTTTTTTTTGATCTCGATGGTACGCTGCATCAGCAGGACATGTTCGGCACCTTTATGCGTTTTCTATTATGGAGAATGCCACAAAATCTGCTGCTGGTGGTTCCGATGCTGCCGGTTATCGGCCTGGGAATGCTGCTCTGTGGACGCGCGCAGCGCTGGCCGATGAGCCTGCTGTTGTGGTCAATTACCTTTGGCCATAGCGAGGCGCATTTAAAAGGACTTGAGCTGCGCTTCGTCAACTGGTTCCGCCAGAAAGTAGTGGCATTTCCGGTGGTGCAAATGCGCCTGCGTGATTATCTCGACCGCGACAACGCCGAGGTGTGGCTGATAACCGGCTCCCCCGAAAATCTGGTGCAGCAGGTGTATAATTCCTCTCCTTTTCTGCCGCGTGTCAGGCTGGTTGGCAGCCGAATTGCGCGTCGTCATGGCGGCTGGGTCCTGGCTCTGCGCTGCCTTGGCGAAGAGAAAGTATCGCAGCTGGAACAACGTATCGGCTCGCCGCTGAAACTGTACAGCGGGTACAGCGACAGCAAGCAGGATAACCCGCTGCTGTTTTTCTGCGAGCATCGTTTTCGAGTTAGCAAGCAGGGCGAGTTACAGCAGCTGGAATAA
- a CDS encoding PTS transporter subunit EIIC, whose protein sequence is MATDKTQILATQILNGVGGATNIIKLENCMTRVRIEVENEQLLDLPGLKKLEGIKGYVKQGQQHQLVVGPGAAGRVVEAMQSLLADGIKQPETFDASQRFTGAVLDNDVANKDFVNNDITQSKAQAKAKYSAPMSGALRQLANVFIPLIPAFIASGLITGIINLLKRPDIAGHLALDYPNALALLGVFGGAVFAIMNILVGVNAARVFGGSQAMGGVMAGILSSPQLAQITLFGEALQPGRGGVIAVLLVVALMCWVEKRLRRLLPESVELILNPLFTTLITATLAIVILQPLGGLISDGIAQGVNIAIDRGGLAVGAVLAGLFLPLVLSGLHQGLVPIHVELIQAHGSNPLLPILAMAGVGQVGAAIAVLIKTRNPRLKKVIKGALPVGILGIGEPLIFGVTLPLGRPFIAACLGGAVGGALICYWKVATVITFGISGLPLALTIISGKVMLYLTGALITMVAGFIFTWIMGFNDPEE, encoded by the coding sequence ATGGCAACGGATAAAACTCAGATATTGGCGACGCAGATCCTTAACGGCGTTGGCGGAGCAACCAATATCATTAAACTTGAAAATTGCATGACCCGGGTCAGGATTGAAGTTGAAAATGAGCAGTTGCTGGATCTCCCGGGACTTAAAAAGCTGGAAGGGATTAAGGGTTACGTCAAGCAGGGTCAACAACATCAGTTGGTAGTCGGGCCGGGCGCTGCGGGCAGGGTAGTTGAGGCAATGCAGAGTTTGTTGGCCGACGGCATTAAACAGCCGGAGACTTTCGATGCCAGTCAGCGGTTCACCGGCGCTGTTCTTGACAACGATGTCGCTAACAAAGACTTCGTTAACAATGACATTACTCAGAGTAAAGCCCAGGCCAAGGCAAAATATTCAGCACCGATGAGTGGCGCGCTGCGCCAGCTCGCCAACGTTTTCATTCCTCTGATCCCGGCGTTTATCGCCTCGGGCCTGATCACTGGCATTATCAACCTGCTTAAGCGGCCTGATATCGCCGGGCATCTGGCGCTGGATTATCCCAACGCGCTCGCGCTGCTCGGAGTTTTCGGCGGTGCGGTGTTTGCGATCATGAATATTCTGGTTGGCGTTAATGCCGCTCGAGTCTTTGGGGGATCTCAGGCGATGGGCGGAGTGATGGCTGGTATTCTTTCCAGCCCGCAGCTGGCGCAAATTACGCTGTTTGGCGAGGCGCTGCAGCCGGGGCGCGGTGGTGTTATTGCTGTGCTGCTGGTGGTGGCGCTGATGTGCTGGGTTGAAAAACGTCTGCGGCGTCTGTTGCCGGAATCGGTGGAACTGATCCTTAATCCGCTGTTTACCACTCTGATTACTGCAACACTGGCGATAGTGATCCTCCAGCCGTTGGGTGGCCTTATCTCTGACGGGATTGCTCAAGGAGTAAATATCGCCATTGATCGCGGCGGTTTGGCCGTTGGAGCGGTATTGGCAGGATTGTTTCTGCCGCTGGTGCTTTCCGGTTTACATCAGGGACTGGTGCCTATCCACGTTGAACTGATTCAGGCGCACGGTTCTAATCCTTTGTTGCCGATACTTGCCATGGCCGGTGTCGGGCAGGTCGGGGCGGCCATCGCGGTGCTCATTAAAACTCGCAATCCAAGGCTTAAAAAGGTCATCAAGGGCGCGTTGCCGGTGGGGATCCTGGGTATCGGTGAGCCGCTGATCTTCGGCGTCACGCTGCCTCTGGGGCGACCTTTTATTGCCGCCTGTCTGGGTGGTGCGGTTGGCGGTGCGCTAATATGTTATTGGAAAGTGGCGACAGTCATTACTTTCGGTATTTCTGGTCTGCCTTTGGCGTTGACCATTATCTCCGGTAAAGTCATGCTCTATCTCACTGGGGCCCTGATCACTATGGTGGCCGGTTTTATTTTTACCTGGATTATGGGGTTCAACGATCCCGAGGAGTAA
- the murQ gene encoding N-acetylmuramic acid 6-phosphate etherase yields the protein MNLGALVSETRNAATTRLDEMSTLEMVTCFNEEDSKVPLAIKAVLPEIAVAVELAAKSFMANGRLIYLGAGTSGRLGVLDASECPPTFGVPHGMVIGLIAGGPGALLKAVEGAEDNAELGAEDLKSLNLTAADTVVGLAASGRTPYVIGALRYAHSLGCATVAISCNPDSPIAHEAQVAISPVVGPEALTGSTRLKSGTAQKLVLNMISTGAMVKIGKVYQNLMVDVKATNVKLVDRACRIVVEATGAQRAEAEAALQQTAFEVKPAILMILAQINAEQAIVRLSRHQGFLRAALVE from the coding sequence ATGAATTTAGGCGCACTTGTATCTGAAACCCGTAACGCTGCCACTACCCGCCTCGACGAAATGTCGACGCTGGAAATGGTCACTTGCTTTAATGAGGAAGACAGTAAAGTCCCCTTGGCTATCAAGGCAGTACTGCCGGAAATCGCCGTGGCGGTAGAACTGGCCGCGAAATCCTTTATGGCCAATGGGCGACTGATTTACCTTGGTGCTGGCACTAGCGGACGCCTTGGCGTGCTTGACGCTTCGGAGTGTCCGCCGACCTTTGGCGTACCGCACGGCATGGTGATTGGGCTAATTGCCGGTGGGCCGGGTGCTTTACTGAAAGCAGTAGAAGGGGCTGAAGATAATGCTGAACTTGGCGCCGAAGATTTAAAAAGTCTCAATCTTACTGCTGCCGACACTGTGGTCGGGCTGGCTGCCTCTGGACGCACGCCTTATGTGATTGGTGCGCTGCGTTATGCTCACAGTCTGGGCTGTGCCACGGTGGCTATCTCTTGTAATCCAGATTCGCCGATTGCCCATGAGGCGCAGGTTGCTATCTCGCCAGTGGTAGGACCGGAAGCACTAACCGGTTCCACTCGCCTGAAATCAGGCACCGCGCAGAAGCTGGTGCTGAATATGATTTCGACCGGCGCGATGGTCAAAATTGGCAAGGTGTATCAGAACCTGATGGTCGATGTGAAAGCGACAAACGTCAAGCTGGTGGATCGCGCCTGCCGCATTGTGGTCGAAGCTACCGGAGCGCAGCGCGCCGAGGCTGAAGCGGCCTTGCAGCAAACCGCGTTTGAGGTAAAACCGGCTATTTTGATGATCCTCGCGCAAATCAATGCCGAGCAGGCGATCGTACGTTTGAGTCGGCATCAGGGCTTCCTGCGCGCGGCATTGGTGGAGTAA